One region of Aminobacterium colombiense DSM 12261 genomic DNA includes:
- the ortB gene encoding 2-amino-4-oxopentanoate thiolase subunit OrtB, producing MNPVFDAVANRKNEILKKALGIDYSEFELPGIAFDYEGMMGKTGYTLEEIRAIQAETNIGNTPMLELRNLTAAARALAGPGKGARIFLKDEATNPSGSFKARRAAMSCYYAQQKGYAGVIAASSGNYGAAVASQANMRNLKAIIVQELFDSRHVGQPEILEKGRISEAFGAEVVQLTVGPELFIEFLRLLDETGYCSASLYSPFAIAGIETLGDEIATQIRQKCGRDPDAVVITNAGGGNLTGTARGLIKAGCSNTQIVAASVDITGLHMASDKAFNRKSFTTGHTGFGMPFSTWPDRTDVPRNAARSLRYTDRYVLVSQGEVFYMTEALAQLEGLERGPAGNTSLTAAFALAQEMDRDQVVVIQETEYTGAGKHVTAQLSFAREQLGIEVRRGNPEEQIPGKNIIIPENPGQVKARDISLDDLRRSYCKNVLKMNNITKEQLTNNDIKFMAEDTKTTEDYIRSIL from the coding sequence ATGAACCCCGTATTTGACGCTGTAGCCAACCGAAAAAACGAAATTCTAAAAAAAGCGTTAGGCATTGATTACTCGGAGTTTGAACTGCCTGGCATCGCTTTCGACTACGAAGGAATGATGGGCAAGACAGGGTACACCCTTGAAGAAATCCGTGCCATACAGGCCGAAACCAACATAGGAAACACTCCCATGCTTGAACTGCGGAACCTTACCGCCGCGGCCAGGGCCCTCGCTGGACCAGGAAAAGGCGCTCGCATTTTCCTTAAAGACGAAGCGACAAATCCTTCTGGAAGCTTTAAAGCGAGAAGGGCTGCCATGTCATGCTATTATGCCCAGCAAAAGGGATACGCCGGTGTCATCGCCGCTTCAAGCGGAAACTACGGGGCGGCTGTAGCTTCTCAGGCAAACATGAGAAATCTGAAAGCTATCATCGTTCAAGAACTCTTCGATAGCAGACATGTGGGGCAACCTGAAATTCTGGAAAAAGGCCGCATCAGCGAAGCCTTTGGGGCAGAAGTGGTTCAGTTGACGGTAGGACCGGAGCTCTTTATCGAGTTTTTGAGACTCTTGGACGAAACAGGGTACTGCAGCGCCTCCCTCTATTCCCCCTTCGCCATTGCCGGAATAGAAACACTGGGAGATGAAATAGCAACTCAGATCAGACAAAAATGCGGCAGAGATCCTGACGCTGTCGTTATAACAAACGCAGGAGGCGGAAACCTGACCGGTACTGCAAGAGGCCTTATCAAAGCCGGCTGTTCCAATACCCAGATCGTAGCAGCCAGCGTGGATATCACAGGGCTTCATATGGCCAGCGACAAAGCCTTCAACCGAAAATCCTTTACCACGGGGCATACGGGATTTGGAATGCCCTTCTCAACGTGGCCCGACAGAACAGACGTCCCCCGCAACGCAGCAAGGAGCTTGCGGTATACGGATCGTTACGTCCTCGTAAGCCAGGGGGAAGTCTTCTATATGACCGAAGCCCTTGCCCAGCTTGAAGGGCTGGAACGAGGGCCTGCGGGCAATACCTCCCTCACAGCGGCCTTTGCTCTTGCCCAGGAAATGGATAGGGACCAGGTTGTCGTTATTCAGGAAACGGAGTACACAGGGGCGGGGAAACACGTTACAGCGCAACTCTCTTTTGCCCGGGAACAGCTGGGTATCGAAGTCCGAAGAGGAAACCCAGAAGAGCAGATCCCTGGCAAAAACATTATCATCCCGGAAAATCCAGGCCAGGTGAAAGCTCGGGACATAAGCCTTGATGACCTGAGACGGTCCTATTGCAAAAACGTTCTCAAAATGAATAACATCACTAAAGAACAGCTTACCAACAATGATATAAAATTCATGGCAGAGGACACAAAAACTACAGAGGACTACATCCGCAGCATCCTGTAA
- a CDS encoding YczE/YyaS/YitT family protein: MKANLGFAPWDVFHQGIAKTVGMSIGNVSILMGLVICILVFLMGEKIGLGTLLNMLLVGFFIDRILELNILPEMGSFISGVAMMIAGLFTIAFASYFYIGSGFGAGPRDSLMVAVERKTGLAVGVSRGIVEGTAVLIGCLLGGPVGFGTVLAAFGVGFCVQIVFSALKFDVTRVKHETLRATLESLKAQ, encoded by the coding sequence ATGAAAGCAAATCTTGGGTTCGCCCCATGGGATGTTTTTCATCAGGGGATAGCAAAGACCGTGGGTATGTCTATAGGCAATGTATCTATTCTGATGGGGCTGGTCATTTGTATCCTTGTTTTTCTTATGGGAGAAAAGATAGGGCTGGGAACGTTGCTCAATATGTTGTTAGTGGGATTTTTTATTGATCGAATTCTGGAGTTGAACATATTACCAGAAATGGGCAGTTTTATATCAGGTGTCGCTATGATGATAGCAGGTCTTTTTACCATTGCTTTTGCTTCTTATTTTTATATCGGCTCTGGTTTTGGAGCAGGACCGAGAGATAGCCTTATGGTGGCTGTTGAAAGGAAAACTGGTTTGGCTGTAGGTGTTTCCAGGGGCATTGTAGAAGGAACAGCAGTGCTAATAGGCTGTCTTTTAGGCGGGCCAGTAGGTTTTGGAACCGTGCTGGCGGCCTTTGGGGTTGGTTTTTGCGTTCAGATAGTTTTTTCTGCTCTTAAGTTCGATGTAACCCGAGTAAAGCACGAAACTCTTCGTGCCACACTTGAAAGTTTGAAGGCTCAATAA